One window from the genome of Pseudomonadota bacterium encodes:
- a CDS encoding SPOR domain-containing protein, with product MSRQPRGSNRDRQRGWLSFLTGLAMGLFVAFLVYLQSLTNVKDAGRDFKQGAESAPQDPVSKPKFDFYTILPEMEVKVPDWEVDAPPLPAPQSKPPQAPADAPYLIQAGSFQRFQEADKMKARLALIGISADIQRVTISGTDVWFRVRVGPFKDLKKLQSTRSRLAENNINFMLVRMRPGDSAGG from the coding sequence ATGTCGCGTCAGCCTCGCGGTAGTAACAGAGACCGGCAACGGGGCTGGCTTTCATTTCTCACCGGCTTGGCCATGGGGCTGTTCGTGGCGTTTCTCGTGTATCTGCAATCGCTCACGAACGTTAAGGACGCGGGCCGGGACTTTAAACAAGGCGCCGAATCCGCGCCGCAAGATCCGGTGAGCAAACCAAAATTCGATTTCTACACGATTCTTCCGGAAATGGAGGTCAAGGTCCCGGATTGGGAAGTGGACGCCCCGCCGTTGCCCGCTCCGCAATCCAAACCGCCGCAAGCGCCAGCGGACGCGCCCTATTTGATCCAGGCCGGGTCCTTCCAGCGCTTTCAGGAAGCCGACAAAATGAAGGCCAGGCTGGCATTGATCGGGATCTCCGCCGACATCCAGCGGGTGACGATCAGCGGTACGGATGTGTGGTTCCGGGTGCGGGTCGGCCCGTTCAAAGACCTCAAGAAGCTCCAGAGCACCCGCTCTCGTTTGGCCGAGAACAACATCAATTTCATGCTGGTGCGAATGCGTCCGGGCGACTCCGCGGGCGGGTAA
- a CDS encoding Uma2 family endonuclease, which produces MATPAPHGGKTSHTYADYAALPEGVPYQLIDGGLVMTPTPDTYHQRVSKQLGFLLVEFIEKTYRLGEVFLAPTDVYFGEMEVYQPDIIVVAQDRLSIIGEVKIEGAPDLVIEILSPSTAYYDLRHKKSVYARCGVKEYWIVDPMEHSIEIYQNEQGALALISSAVSTGQVESRLFSGLTVILEHVF; this is translated from the coding sequence ATGGCGACTCCAGCGCCTCACGGCGGGAAAACGAGTCACACCTATGCGGACTACGCGGCACTGCCCGAAGGTGTGCCGTATCAGCTCATCGATGGCGGCCTTGTAATGACCCCAACCCCTGATACTTATCATCAGCGGGTTTCGAAGCAACTCGGGTTTTTACTCGTCGAGTTTATAGAGAAGACCTACCGGCTTGGCGAGGTGTTTCTTGCTCCCACCGATGTCTATTTCGGAGAAATGGAGGTTTACCAACCCGACATCATCGTCGTTGCCCAGGATCGGCTTAGCATCATCGGGGAGGTGAAAATCGAAGGGGCGCCCGACCTCGTGATCGAGATCCTGTCGCCCTCCACGGCGTACTATGATTTGCGCCACAAAAAATCCGTGTACGCGCGCTGCGGCGTCAAGGAGTACTGGATTGTCGATCCGATGGAGCACAGCATCGAGATCTACCAAAACGAGCAAGGAGCGTTGGCCCTCATCAGCTCCGCGGTGTCAACGGGGCAGGTGGAATCGAGGCTATTCTCCGGGCTAACAGTGATTCTGGAGCATGTGTTTTGA
- a CDS encoding patatin-like phospholipase family protein, giving the protein MTARAWRSAAVALAAFLAAGCASFPETGRLDKYDPDKGYRYERLEANGNDDELFVVLAFSGGGTRAAAFSYGVLEELRKTTVTINGERRNLLKEVDMISSISGGSFTAAYYSLRGDEIFQEGARFQRDFLYRDVQGELIGNLFNPYNWLRLASPKFGRIELATELYQELLFDKATFRDLERQARKPYLMINATDMTKGSRFTFVQPQFDPLCAELATVPIARAVAASSNFPIAFTPLTLNSYPGSCNYTEPPWVKNALNDLDVNPRRYYSARLLRTYQEKNRGYIHLLDGGVADNIGLRGPLTSLTSGDVTPSILNKLNNKQIKKLVVIVADAKNETSNAADQSPSAPDLPTVVNSIATVPLDNYSFDTLELLQQVFRERDKNQRLQPGLHQVEIYRIYIGFDQIKDEAERARFFSIATSFDLPKEQVDALRRKGAELLRQSPCVKALLESGSAPEQPGASRLCP; this is encoded by the coding sequence ATGACGGCCCGCGCGTGGCGATCGGCGGCCGTGGCGCTGGCGGCGTTCCTCGCCGCGGGCTGCGCGAGCTTTCCCGAAACCGGACGGCTCGACAAGTACGATCCGGACAAGGGCTACCGCTACGAACGGCTGGAAGCAAACGGCAACGACGACGAGCTGTTCGTCGTCCTGGCCTTCTCCGGCGGCGGCACACGTGCCGCCGCGTTTTCCTACGGCGTGCTCGAGGAGCTGCGCAAAACCACGGTCACGATCAACGGCGAGCGGCGCAACCTGCTCAAGGAAGTGGACATGATCTCGTCCATCTCCGGCGGCAGCTTCACCGCCGCCTACTACAGCCTGCGAGGCGACGAGATCTTCCAGGAAGGGGCGCGCTTCCAGCGCGACTTCCTTTATCGCGACGTCCAGGGCGAGCTAATCGGCAACCTGTTCAACCCGTACAACTGGTTGCGCCTTGCTTCGCCCAAGTTCGGGCGTATCGAACTCGCGACCGAGCTGTACCAGGAGCTGTTGTTCGACAAAGCCACCTTCCGCGACCTCGAGCGCCAAGCACGCAAACCCTACCTCATGATCAACGCCACCGACATGACGAAGGGTTCGCGGTTCACCTTCGTGCAGCCGCAGTTCGATCCGCTGTGTGCCGAACTCGCCACGGTTCCGATCGCCCGCGCCGTGGCCGCCTCCTCCAATTTCCCGATCGCGTTCACGCCGCTCACACTCAACAGTTACCCTGGAAGCTGCAACTATACCGAGCCGCCGTGGGTCAAGAATGCGCTGAACGATCTCGATGTCAACCCGCGCCGTTACTACAGCGCCCGCCTGCTGCGCACCTATCAGGAAAAGAACCGCGGCTACATCCACTTGCTCGACGGCGGCGTGGCCGACAATATCGGGCTACGCGGGCCGCTCACATCGCTGACCTCCGGCGACGTGACCCCGAGCATCCTGAACAAGCTCAATAACAAGCAAATCAAAAAACTGGTGGTGATTGTCGCGGACGCCAAGAACGAAACGTCGAACGCGGCCGACCAATCGCCCAGCGCCCCCGACCTGCCGACGGTGGTCAACTCCATCGCCACAGTCCCGCTCGACAACTACTCGTTCGACACGCTGGAACTGCTGCAGCAGGTGTTCCGGGAGCGCGACAAGAACCAGCGCCTGCAGCCCGGCCTGCATCAGGTCGAGATCTATCGCATCTACATCGGCTTCGACCAGATCAAGGACGAGGCCGAGCGCGCGCGCTTCTTCTCCATCGCTACCTCGTTCGACCTACCGAAGGAACAGGTGGACGCGCTGCGCCGCAAGGGCGCGGAGCTGCTCCGGCAATCGCCTTGTGTCAAGGCGCTGCTCGAGTCCGGGTCGGCACCAGAGCAACCGGGCGCCTCGCGCCTGTGTCCGTAA
- a CDS encoding PEGA domain-containing protein, which produces MDEFVTVTFPGRRQVYVDGNPCGFTNDVIQVQTGTHTFDLGVLRNYQPSSQTVRVTGTLAPLPMIIAFQPRGLK; this is translated from the coding sequence ATGGACGAATTCGTCACAGTCACTTTCCCCGGCCGGCGCCAGGTGTATGTCGACGGCAACCCCTGCGGTTTCACCAACGATGTCATCCAGGTGCAGACCGGCACCCATACCTTCGATCTGGGCGTGCTGCGGAACTACCAACCGTCCAGCCAAACCGTCAGGGTAACGGGCACGCTTGCGCCCCTGCCCATGATCATCGCGTTCCAGCCCAGAGGCCTTAAATGA
- a CDS encoding DUF4238 domain-containing protein: MKKFARNHHFVPQGYLAGFTGDGTREGQLFVSDLVSRLVFQTKPRNVGAERDFNRIEADGHDPDTLERQLGEFEGRAISVIRGIQASGELPADEELSYVVNLMALLVVRNPKSRRAMNTARRHTVRVIGDMLTSDRRLFEHHFAKAKGDGFIRQDAEVSFEAMRKFIEDDQYTVTVSTSESLSLEFGGFENALGLLGSRYWSLVTAATDAPDFVTCDHPVTPVFKDPERGGPIGYGLPQTEVSFPLNTRQALLGVLEDPLQPRLEARTEQVAAINSRTVYHADRQVYSKMASVVVLRSGGLSSLN, from the coding sequence GTGAAGAAGTTCGCCAGGAATCACCATTTCGTCCCGCAAGGTTACCTTGCAGGTTTCACAGGGGATGGAACGCGCGAGGGTCAGCTCTTTGTGTCGGACCTCGTGTCCCGTTTGGTCTTTCAGACGAAACCCAGAAACGTTGGCGCTGAGCGCGACTTTAATCGCATAGAGGCGGACGGCCACGATCCAGACACTTTGGAGCGGCAGCTGGGCGAGTTCGAAGGCAGGGCCATCTCGGTAATTCGCGGGATTCAAGCGAGCGGCGAGTTGCCGGCCGATGAGGAACTCAGCTACGTGGTTAATTTGATGGCCCTGCTCGTCGTGCGCAACCCGAAAAGCCGGAGAGCTATGAACACCGCAAGGCGGCACACGGTTCGCGTCATTGGTGACATGCTTACCTCCGATAGGCGGCTTTTTGAACACCACTTCGCGAAGGCCAAAGGGGACGGGTTCATTCGGCAGGACGCCGAGGTGTCATTCGAGGCAATGAGAAAGTTCATCGAGGACGATCAGTACACCGTAACTGTCAGCACAAGCGAGAGCTTGTCGCTCGAGTTCGGTGGCTTCGAGAATGCGTTGGGGTTGCTAGGGTCTCGCTATTGGTCGCTTGTGACGGCGGCTACAGATGCTCCGGACTTCGTGACGTGCGACCATCCAGTTACCCCCGTCTTTAAGGACCCCGAAAGAGGCGGTCCGATCGGCTATGGGTTGCCCCAGACCGAAGTGTCGTTTCCTCTCAATACTCGCCAAGCTCTATTGGGCGTACTCGAAGACCCACTTCAGCCGCGACTCGAGGCGCGAACTGAACAGGTCGCGGCCATCAACAGTCGCACGGTTTACCATGCCGACCGGCAGGTGTACAGCAAAATGGCAAGTGTCGTGGTCTTGCGAAGCGGGGGTTTGTCCAGTCTGAATTAG
- the kynU gene encoding kynureninase → MTYRLGLDFAQTQDRGDPLARFRAEFHLPKQENGADEIYFCGNSLGLQARRTQAYVIEELEKWRRLGVRGHFESRYPWMPYHEFLTAETAGLAGAEPREVVTMNLLTVNLHLMMASFYRPNTGRHKILIEKNAFPSDHYAVESQIRFHGFDPARSLLLATPRPGEDCLRLEDISDLIEREGAAIALILLPGVQYYTGQVLDIAEIVRLGHRQGCVAGFDLAHAAGNIPLRLHEWGCDFACWCSYKYLNAGPGSVAGCFVHERHAERLDLPRFAGWWGHDKSTRFEMGTEYRPIPGAEGWQLSNPPILSLAAMRASLAVFSEAGGMGPLRKKSETLTGYLEFLLQATLTDKIEIITPREAYQRGCQLSLRVEATHGRGLFEKITAAGVACDWREPDVIRVAPVPLYNRFEEVYRFVEILKASF, encoded by the coding sequence ATGACCTATCGGCTTGGACTCGACTTCGCCCAAACACAGGATCGCGGTGATCCATTGGCGCGCTTTCGCGCGGAGTTCCATCTCCCGAAACAGGAAAACGGTGCCGATGAGATCTATTTTTGCGGGAATTCGCTGGGGCTGCAGGCGCGGCGTACCCAGGCGTATGTGATCGAGGAGCTGGAAAAATGGCGGCGCTTGGGGGTTCGGGGGCATTTTGAATCCCGCTATCCCTGGATGCCTTATCACGAGTTTCTGACCGCGGAGACGGCCGGGCTCGCCGGGGCCGAGCCGCGGGAAGTCGTGACCATGAACTTGCTTACGGTCAATCTGCACCTGATGATGGCGAGCTTCTACCGCCCGAACACCGGGCGCCACAAGATCCTGATCGAGAAAAACGCCTTTCCCTCTGATCATTACGCCGTCGAATCACAGATCCGGTTCCACGGCTTCGATCCCGCCCGATCGCTGCTCTTGGCCACGCCGAGACCCGGTGAGGACTGCCTCCGACTTGAAGATATCTCGGACTTGATCGAGCGCGAAGGCGCGGCGATCGCATTGATATTGCTTCCCGGTGTCCAGTATTACACCGGCCAGGTGCTCGATATCGCCGAGATCGTCCGGCTCGGTCATCGGCAAGGCTGCGTGGCCGGTTTCGACCTCGCCCACGCAGCTGGGAATATCCCCTTAAGACTTCACGAGTGGGGCTGCGATTTCGCCTGTTGGTGTAGCTATAAATACCTCAACGCGGGACCCGGCTCGGTGGCCGGCTGCTTTGTCCATGAGCGCCACGCGGAGCGCTTGGATCTGCCGCGCTTCGCGGGCTGGTGGGGTCATGACAAATCGACGCGGTTTGAGATGGGTACCGAGTACCGGCCCATCCCCGGCGCCGAAGGCTGGCAACTCAGCAATCCGCCGATCCTCTCCCTGGCCGCGATGCGCGCCTCGCTCGCGGTCTTCAGCGAGGCCGGCGGCATGGGACCGCTGCGAAAAAAGTCAGAGACGCTCACCGGTTATCTTGAGTTTCTCTTGCAAGCCACGCTAACGGATAAAATCGAGATCATCACCCCGCGCGAGGCTTACCAGCGTGGCTGCCAGCTCTCGCTGAGGGTCGAAGCGACGCACGGAAGGGGCTTGTTTGAAAAAATCACCGCGGCCGGTGTTGCCTGCGATTGGCGCGAGCCCGACGTGATCCGCGTAGCTCCGGTACCGCTTTACAACCGCTTCGAGGAGGTCTACCGGTTCGTGGAAATCCTAAAAGCGAGTTTCTAA
- a CDS encoding FAD-binding protein, which produces MSNPGNEHLSPLLLELAARIDGEVHVDSVTRMLYAVDASPYQELPLAAVRPRHGADCAAIVRFAARHRIPLIPRAAGTSLAGQCVGNGLVVDVSRHMTEMLEIDCERRRVRVQPGVILEDLNDALAPNGLMFGPDTSTANRCMIGGMIGNNACGSHSILYGTTRDHVLEVEAVLGDGSVTRFGALDKNALQEKLGLDTLEGRIYRALFHAVDDHRALILDRYPGPDVLRRNTGYALDVLARGQPWAAGGPEFNLAPFLCGSEGTLAIITEAMLNLVTKPASRLLVCAHFDSLDGALRATLVAVRHEPAAVELIDRRILEPTRGHLEQRHNRFWIEGDPEAVLIIELCGADTKELARRASDLVNDLQRIGYAFPVVGPPRMSQVWELRAAGLGLLMGVPGDVKAVTVIEDTAVAVAELPAYVRRIQALMEKYQTRCVYYGHASVGLLHLRPELNLKKPEGIEKFKALAAEVADLVAELGGSLSGEHGDGRLRGPFVARMLGKEIYEILCRIKSVFDPEGIFNPHKVTAAFPIDRDLRVKAPRAEIPVYFDWSADQGFLRAAEKCNGAGACRKRAGRGTMCPSYMATLEEKHSTRGRANVFRQVLSSPDPLAGLTGAELREVLDLCLACKGCKSECPAAVDMARMKAEFLQHYQDRHGVPLRARVLGGFGRLNRMAARFPDAATALINHMWVKRLLGIHAKRRIPALARQTFSRWFSTREPRASSGAGRDVLLFNDLFTEFHEPGIGSAAVGFLERAGYRVGLTRGIESGRVQISQGFLRQAKGILNRSIAWLYPQAAEGTAILGLEPSEILTFRDEAPDLVASRLRAQARTVAGRTLLFEEFVAGESRAGTLGALAFNQDPCHILVHGHCHQKALAGMQPLLDALAILPHAKVETIPSGCCGMAGAFGYEREHYEVSMRIGELVLFPAVRAAATETLIVAPGTSCRHQIADGTGRRAYHPAELLWHAVEGFTDTGARRPVALVPTRTRAAP; this is translated from the coding sequence ATGAGCAACCCGGGTAATGAACATCTGAGCCCGTTATTGTTGGAACTGGCGGCCCGGATCGACGGCGAGGTGCACGTGGACTCCGTCACGCGCATGCTCTATGCGGTCGATGCCTCACCCTACCAAGAGCTCCCGCTTGCCGCCGTCCGGCCGCGGCACGGCGCGGACTGCGCGGCCATCGTGCGCTTCGCCGCGCGCCATCGGATCCCGCTGATTCCGCGCGCCGCGGGGACGAGCCTCGCGGGCCAGTGCGTTGGCAACGGCCTCGTGGTCGATGTCTCGCGCCACATGACCGAGATGTTGGAGATCGACTGCGAGCGGCGCCGCGTGCGGGTGCAGCCGGGGGTGATTCTGGAGGACCTCAACGACGCTCTCGCACCCAACGGGCTCATGTTCGGGCCGGATACCTCCACCGCCAACCGCTGCATGATCGGCGGGATGATAGGCAACAACGCTTGTGGCTCCCACTCCATCCTCTATGGCACCACGCGCGATCACGTGCTGGAAGTCGAGGCGGTTCTTGGCGATGGGAGCGTCACGCGTTTCGGTGCGCTGGATAAAAATGCACTTCAGGAAAAGCTGGGCCTGGACACGCTGGAAGGCCGCATCTACCGCGCGCTATTCCACGCCGTCGATGACCACCGTGCTTTGATCCTGGATCGTTACCCGGGCCCGGACGTGCTCCGGCGCAATACCGGCTATGCCTTGGATGTCTTGGCGCGCGGCCAGCCCTGGGCCGCCGGGGGGCCGGAGTTTAACCTGGCCCCGTTTCTGTGCGGCAGCGAGGGCACGCTGGCGATCATCACCGAGGCCATGCTCAATCTCGTGACCAAGCCGGCGTCCCGGCTGCTGGTCTGCGCCCACTTCGATTCCCTCGACGGCGCGCTGCGCGCTACCTTGGTGGCCGTGCGCCATGAGCCGGCGGCGGTCGAGCTTATCGACCGGCGCATCCTGGAACCGACCCGCGGCCACCTCGAACAACGCCATAACCGCTTCTGGATCGAAGGCGATCCGGAAGCGGTCTTAATCATCGAGCTATGCGGCGCTGACACCAAGGAGCTAGCGCGGCGCGCGAGCGATCTTGTTAACGACCTTCAACGCATCGGGTACGCATTTCCGGTGGTGGGTCCGCCGCGCATGAGCCAGGTCTGGGAGTTGCGTGCAGCCGGTCTCGGTCTGCTCATGGGCGTGCCCGGGGATGTGAAGGCGGTGACGGTGATCGAGGATACGGCGGTGGCGGTGGCTGAGCTCCCGGCGTATGTGCGCCGTATCCAAGCATTGATGGAGAAATACCAGACGCGTTGCGTCTACTACGGCCATGCCTCGGTGGGTCTATTGCATTTACGCCCCGAGCTTAATCTCAAGAAACCTGAAGGGATCGAGAAATTCAAAGCGCTCGCTGCGGAAGTCGCGGATCTGGTCGCGGAGCTCGGCGGATCGCTCTCCGGGGAGCACGGCGATGGGCGGCTGCGCGGGCCGTTCGTGGCGCGCATGTTGGGGAAAGAAATCTATGAGATCCTGTGCCGGATCAAATCCGTCTTCGATCCCGAGGGGATCTTCAACCCGCACAAGGTGACGGCTGCGTTTCCCATCGACAGGGACCTGCGCGTCAAGGCTCCGCGCGCCGAGATCCCGGTTTATTTCGACTGGAGCGCGGATCAAGGATTCCTGCGCGCCGCGGAAAAATGCAACGGGGCGGGCGCTTGCCGGAAGCGCGCCGGGCGCGGCACGATGTGTCCCTCCTACATGGCGACCTTGGAGGAGAAGCACAGCACCCGCGGACGCGCCAATGTGTTCCGCCAGGTACTAAGCTCGCCCGATCCGCTCGCCGGCCTCACCGGCGCGGAGCTGCGTGAGGTATTGGATCTCTGTCTCGCCTGCAAGGGCTGCAAATCGGAGTGCCCGGCGGCCGTCGATATGGCGCGCATGAAGGCCGAGTTCCTGCAGCACTATCAGGATCGCCACGGTGTGCCGCTGCGGGCGCGCGTCTTGGGCGGGTTCGGGCGGCTCAACCGGATGGCGGCCCGTTTCCCGGATGCGGCAACGGCGTTGATCAATCACATGTGGGTCAAACGGCTGCTCGGGATCCACGCAAAGCGCCGGATCCCGGCCCTCGCCCGGCAGACCTTTAGCCGCTGGTTTAGCACCCGCGAGCCGCGGGCATCGAGCGGCGCGGGGCGTGACGTCCTGCTGTTCAACGATCTATTCACCGAATTCCATGAACCCGGGATCGGCAGCGCCGCCGTGGGCTTTCTCGAGCGCGCGGGCTATCGAGTCGGTCTCACGCGAGGAATCGAATCCGGCCGCGTTCAGATCAGTCAGGGCTTCTTGCGTCAGGCTAAGGGGATCCTTAACCGATCCATCGCTTGGCTTTATCCCCAGGCGGCCGAGGGCACAGCGATTTTGGGTCTGGAGCCATCGGAGATCCTCACCTTCCGCGATGAAGCGCCCGATCTGGTGGCGAGCCGCCTGCGCGCGCAGGCTCGGACCGTTGCGGGGCGGACCCTGCTCTTCGAGGAATTCGTGGCCGGGGAGTCGCGGGCAGGTACGCTCGGCGCGCTAGCCTTCAATCAGGACCCATGCCATATTCTGGTTCATGGGCACTGTCACCAGAAGGCACTCGCGGGCATGCAGCCGCTCCTCGATGCGCTCGCGATCCTGCCGCATGCTAAGGTCGAGACCATTCCCTCCGGCTGTTGCGGCATGGCCGGCGCCTTTGGCTACGAGCGCGAGCACTACGAGGTATCGATGCGGATCGGCGAGCTGGTGCTCTTTCCAGCGGTCCGCGCCGCCGCCACAGAGACCTTGATTGTCGCGCCCGGCACCAGTTGCCGCCATCAGATCGCCGACGGCACGGGCCGGCGGGCCTACCACCCGGCCGAGCTGCTGTGGCACGCCGTGGAGGGCTTTACGGACACAGGCGCGAGGCGCCCGGTTGCTCTGGTGCCGACCCGGACTCGAGCAGCGCCTTGA
- a CDS encoding FAD-dependent monooxygenase: MRSKRITVIGAGPAGALLSIYLARRGYDLTVYERRPDLRRMRIPAGRSINLALANRGMHALAEVGLKDRVKPLLIPMRGRMIHTDGGGLQFQPYGHKPHEVIYSVSRSGLTALLMEAAEASGRVAIRFNHCCQGVDLERHRLRLRDDSKEFEIDFDRIIGCDGIQSRIRQAILESASGRCEEEPLAHSYKELSIPAGENQSFRMEANALHIWPRGDHMLIALPNLGGGFTATLFLPLEGDPSFAALCDGARLRAFFHQQFPDALALMPRLAREFFHHPTGRLSTIRTCPWHFRDEALILGDAAHAIVPFHGQGMNCAFEDCGALNDCLARSGDDWESALAEFEDMRKPNADAIADLSLENYLEMRSSVRDPKFQLQKELAWRLEDRYPDRFIPRYSMVMFHRIPYAEAKRRGAIQDEILETLTASIHDLDDVNYAHADRLIKERSGDMNPP; encoded by the coding sequence ATGCGATCGAAGCGCATCACGGTGATCGGTGCCGGCCCGGCGGGCGCGTTGCTCAGTATTTACCTGGCGCGGCGCGGATATGATCTCACCGTGTACGAACGCCGTCCCGATCTGCGGCGGATGCGGATCCCGGCGGGGCGATCCATCAATCTCGCCCTCGCCAATCGCGGTATGCACGCGCTCGCCGAGGTCGGGCTGAAGGACCGTGTCAAGCCGCTCTTGATCCCCATGCGCGGCCGCATGATTCACACCGACGGCGGCGGGCTTCAGTTTCAACCCTACGGGCACAAACCCCACGAGGTGATCTACTCGGTATCGCGCAGCGGGCTCACCGCGCTCCTCATGGAGGCCGCCGAGGCCAGCGGCCGGGTCGCGATCCGTTTCAATCACTGCTGCCAGGGCGTTGATCTTGAACGCCACCGGTTACGCCTGCGGGATGACAGCAAGGAATTTGAGATCGACTTCGATAGGATCATCGGCTGTGACGGCATACAGTCTCGGATCCGTCAGGCCATTCTGGAGTCGGCCTCGGGCCGTTGCGAGGAGGAACCGCTCGCCCATAGCTACAAGGAATTGAGCATCCCGGCGGGCGAAAATCAAAGCTTCCGGATGGAAGCCAACGCCCTGCATATCTGGCCGCGCGGCGATCATATGCTGATTGCTCTTCCGAACCTCGGCGGCGGCTTCACGGCTACCCTGTTCTTGCCTCTGGAAGGAGATCCGAGTTTCGCGGCGCTCTGCGACGGGGCGCGGTTGCGTGCGTTTTTCCATCAGCAGTTCCCCGACGCCCTCGCCCTCATGCCGCGCCTCGCTAGAGAGTTCTTCCATCACCCGACCGGCAGGCTGAGCACCATTCGCACCTGTCCGTGGCATTTCCGGGATGAGGCGCTGATCCTGGGCGATGCCGCGCACGCCATCGTGCCCTTTCACGGTCAGGGGATGAACTGCGCGTTCGAGGACTGCGGCGCCCTCAACGACTGCCTGGCGCGGTCGGGTGACGATTGGGAAAGCGCCCTCGCCGAGTTTGAGGACATGCGTAAACCCAATGCCGACGCCATCGCGGACCTTTCCCTGGAGAACTACCTGGAGATGCGCAGCAGCGTGCGAGATCCGAAATTCCAGTTGCAAAAAGAGCTCGCATGGCGGTTGGAGGACCGGTATCCGGATCGCTTCATTCCCCGCTATTCGATGGTCATGTTCCACCGTATTCCCTACGCCGAAGCCAAACGCCGGGGCGCCATCCAAGACGAGATATTGGAAACGCTCACCGCGAGCATCCACGATTTGGACGACGTGAATTATGCCCATGCCGATCGGTTGATTAAAGAAAGATCGGGTGACATGAACCCTCCATGA